A genomic window from Variovorax paradoxus includes:
- a CDS encoding porin, which yields MKNYLIALAAASTAGGALAQSSLTLFGVVDAAVTYTKGSGDGSAHKTQLTNSGNMFSRLGFRGTEDLGGGYSANFWLEMGLQNDSGTGFPSNSNNQASGNGTAGVLSFNRRSTVSLAGPFGEVRLGRDYVPAFWNTAIFDPFGTGGGIGANQIYFSGLGGLVAPTGTRASNSIGYLLPANLGGFYGQVMYAMGENDSNSVLPGTRVSNEHDGDHTGARFGYQSGGLNIALATGRTRYASGDLRVTNLGASYTFDASLMNLKLTSELYKESKGTTDAKGALIGLQLPIGPGEIKASYARYRLEPAGAMLKPTSSKLAIGYVHNLSKRTALYATIARISNSNGASQALSGAITAPNRASSGTEFGMRHMF from the coding sequence ATGAAAAATTACTTGATCGCGCTGGCTGCGGCCAGCACGGCTGGCGGAGCGCTGGCCCAATCTTCCCTCACGCTCTTCGGCGTGGTCGATGCGGCCGTCACCTACACCAAGGGCAGCGGCGACGGTTCGGCCCACAAGACGCAGCTGACCAACAGCGGCAACATGTTCAGCCGCCTCGGCTTTCGCGGCACCGAAGACCTGGGTGGTGGCTACTCGGCCAACTTCTGGCTGGAGATGGGTCTGCAGAACGACAGCGGCACGGGCTTTCCGTCGAACTCCAACAATCAGGCCAGCGGCAACGGCACCGCGGGCGTGCTGAGCTTCAACCGCCGCTCCACCGTGAGCCTCGCAGGGCCGTTCGGTGAAGTGCGGCTGGGGCGCGACTACGTGCCGGCCTTCTGGAACACCGCCATCTTCGATCCCTTCGGTACGGGCGGTGGCATTGGCGCCAACCAGATCTACTTCTCGGGCCTGGGCGGCCTCGTCGCGCCCACGGGCACGCGCGCCTCGAACAGCATCGGCTACCTGTTGCCCGCCAACCTTGGAGGCTTCTACGGGCAGGTGATGTACGCGATGGGCGAGAACGACTCCAACTCGGTGCTGCCGGGCACGAGGGTGTCCAACGAGCACGACGGCGACCACACGGGCGCGCGCTTCGGCTACCAGAGCGGCGGACTCAACATCGCGCTGGCCACCGGCCGCACGCGCTATGCGAGCGGCGACCTGCGCGTGACCAATCTCGGCGCGTCCTACACCTTCGACGCCTCGCTCATGAACCTCAAGCTCACGAGCGAGCTGTACAAGGAGTCGAAGGGCACGACCGATGCCAAGGGCGCGCTCATCGGCTTGCAGCTGCCCATCGGGCCCGGCGAGATCAAGGCTTCGTATGCGCGCTACCGGCTGGAGCCTGCCGGCGCAATGCTGAAGCCAACCTCGTCGAAGCTGGCGATCGGCTACGTGCACAACCTGTCGAAGCGCACCGCGCTGTACGCGACCATCGCGCGCATCAGCAACAGCAATGGTGCGTCGCAGGCCCTCTCGGGCGCGATCACTGCGCCGAACCGCGCCTCCAGCGGCACAGAGTTCGGCATGCGCCACATGTTCTAG
- a CDS encoding MFS transporter encodes MQSNSISSSKNFRWYGVITLFVIVAISYVDRINIAVLITDAAFLNHVGIAATDRVSQGFLATAFMLGYGVSAFVLTPFCSALFGVRRSLVYGLILWGVVTWASPMFHSYGMLLASRILLGVSEGPLFSLASAYIKAHFRSDENGKPNAFVNMGTGLGLAIGYPLVGYLLTQFAWDTSFHVLGVLNIVLGIPLVLAFVRMPPVHADGVKPSSFGEAMARVGGIVKGALHTRHLFLITLLTSAALAYLWGSSNWLPTYLREARGFSMREMGWLASLPQYATVLAVFVGGVLIDKVGRERVPFIFMGASAGVALSVLMAINARDPYAAACCLVAANFFWGLQSPAIPSTVQYCSRPEHTASAFGVTNGAGSLVAGFMPALMGGVIGAVSHVSGTASTAAASAASASGFFAGFALLIGTQVVVFACGLLLWLRDRTHGAAAVSGSQLS; translated from the coding sequence ATGCAGAGCAACAGCATCAGCAGTAGCAAGAACTTTCGTTGGTACGGTGTCATCACGCTGTTCGTGATCGTCGCGATCTCCTACGTGGACCGCATCAACATCGCGGTGCTGATCACCGATGCCGCGTTCCTGAACCATGTGGGCATCGCGGCCACCGACCGCGTGAGCCAGGGGTTCCTCGCGACGGCCTTCATGCTGGGCTACGGCGTGTCGGCTTTCGTGCTCACGCCGTTCTGCTCGGCGCTGTTCGGCGTGCGGCGCAGCCTGGTGTACGGCCTGATCCTCTGGGGCGTGGTGACGTGGGCCTCGCCGATGTTCCACAGCTACGGCATGTTGCTGGCCTCGCGCATCCTGCTGGGCGTGTCCGAGGGGCCGCTGTTCTCGCTGGCCTCGGCGTACATCAAGGCACATTTCCGCAGCGACGAGAACGGCAAGCCGAATGCCTTCGTGAACATGGGCACGGGGCTGGGGCTGGCCATTGGCTATCCGCTGGTTGGCTATCTGCTTACGCAGTTCGCGTGGGACACATCGTTCCACGTGCTCGGCGTGCTGAACATCGTGCTCGGCATTCCGCTGGTGCTGGCCTTCGTGCGCATGCCGCCAGTGCATGCCGATGGCGTGAAGCCTTCGTCGTTCGGCGAAGCGATGGCGCGCGTTGGTGGCATCGTGAAGGGCGCGCTGCACACGCGGCACCTGTTCCTCATCACGCTGCTGACCTCGGCGGCATTGGCCTACCTCTGGGGCAGCAGCAACTGGCTGCCGACTTATCTGCGCGAGGCGCGCGGCTTCTCGATGCGCGAGATGGGCTGGCTGGCCTCGCTGCCGCAGTACGCCACGGTGCTTGCTGTGTTCGTGGGTGGCGTGCTCATCGACAAGGTCGGACGCGAGCGCGTGCCATTCATCTTCATGGGCGCGAGCGCGGGTGTGGCGCTGTCGGTGCTGATGGCCATCAACGCGCGCGATCCGTATGCGGCGGCATGCTGCCTTGTAGCGGCCAACTTCTTCTGGGGCCTTCAGAGTCCAGCCATTCCGAGCACGGTGCAGTACTGCTCGCGGCCCGAACACACGGCCAGTGCGTTCGGCGTGACCAATGGCGCGGGCAGCCTCGTGGCGGGCTTCATGCCGGCGCTGATGGGCGGCGTGATCGGCGCGGTGTCGCATGTCTCGGGCACCGCGAGCACGGCCGCTGCATCGGCGGCATCGGCCTCCGGTTTCTTCGCGGGCTTTGCGCTGCTGATCGGCACGCAGGTCGTGGTGTTCGCATGCGGCCTCTTGCTGTGGCTGCGCGACCGCACGCACGGCGCTGCAGCAGTCTCAGGTTCACAGCTTTCCTGA
- a CDS encoding M1 family metallopeptidase encodes MKKFSTPVVNHLAITAVTLAVLTACGGGGDSGGASLGGAGTGLSAPSDSVVSAPVSDPTSKTPDDGVPNAANAAVAAVDRSAKPMELPDTVWPSNYKLWFRPDAALKTFVGRGDVEIEVLKPVDAIVVAAHNLNFAKGRTTLRKVSSPAEAIPLIPTPQTLGDFVQLRLNDGQIAKGKYLLHMEWDGKIQFSDAEYCPPAEVARNPFCSAATGIFKVGLSTPEGVSSDAIVTQGETNYARQWFPGWDEPAFRHTFEISAEVPGDWKTVSNGAQTEATKLPDGYQRVAFEKTPSMPMYLTFFGGGKFDILADNFKNPLDGSDMPLRWFTPPGRADWAKFAMEWTKVSMDYYYKYTGIPLPFKKFDTVAANDSYNNKPNTGFGGMENWGSIFEFADSVLTKPGDTPTLYSVTVVTHEVAHQWFGDLVTLDWWDNVWLNESFARWFERRTTIKFHPEYYSFSDYVLDKHNVIVADLKNTAVPVQRNLNDAGSFGFISPSIFVYNKGSHVLETIQNYIGEEAMQKGLQIYLKDYAYGNVTPSRLWSSLEKATDKKVSDIGDSLIRQTGIPLLTVDAQCAGNSTYVNITQESFPNQNVYPASTWTIPVTLAYGDAMEKRQTFVMSNNSTQIELPGCTAVLAGPTGQDYYVSNYSAQSWSALLAKAQSFASNKPLLLNIERDAFRLLSVGRITQAQYDQIKGVVNLPATLLAKTQVSQQKMAAVDAGVEKEEYPHALRFQGSLKLRENDKR; translated from the coding sequence ATGAAAAAATTCAGTACCCCGGTGGTCAATCATCTTGCCATCACCGCAGTGACCCTTGCCGTTCTGACGGCATGCGGCGGCGGCGGAGACAGTGGCGGCGCTTCGCTCGGCGGTGCCGGCACCGGCCTCAGCGCACCGTCGGACTCCGTTGTTTCGGCACCCGTGTCCGACCCCACCTCGAAGACGCCCGACGACGGCGTGCCCAATGCGGCGAATGCCGCCGTTGCAGCGGTCGATCGTTCGGCCAAGCCGATGGAACTGCCCGACACCGTCTGGCCCAGCAACTACAAGCTGTGGTTCCGTCCCGATGCGGCGCTCAAGACTTTCGTGGGCCGTGGCGATGTGGAGATCGAAGTGCTCAAGCCGGTCGACGCCATCGTCGTTGCCGCGCACAACCTGAACTTTGCAAAGGGCCGCACCACGCTGCGCAAGGTGTCGAGCCCTGCCGAGGCGATTCCGCTGATTCCCACGCCGCAGACGCTGGGCGACTTCGTGCAGCTGCGCCTGAACGACGGCCAGATCGCAAAGGGCAAGTACCTGCTGCACATGGAGTGGGACGGCAAGATCCAGTTCTCCGACGCCGAGTACTGCCCGCCCGCGGAGGTGGCGCGCAACCCGTTCTGTTCGGCCGCCACAGGCATCTTCAAGGTGGGCCTCTCCACGCCCGAGGGCGTGAGCAGCGATGCCATCGTGACGCAGGGCGAAACCAACTATGCGCGGCAATGGTTCCCGGGTTGGGACGAGCCGGCCTTCCGCCACACCTTCGAGATCTCGGCCGAGGTGCCGGGCGACTGGAAGACGGTGTCGAACGGCGCACAGACCGAGGCAACGAAGCTGCCCGACGGCTACCAGCGCGTGGCCTTCGAGAAGACGCCTTCGATGCCGATGTACCTGACCTTCTTCGGCGGCGGCAAGTTCGACATATTGGCCGACAACTTCAAGAACCCGCTCGACGGCAGCGACATGCCGCTGCGCTGGTTCACGCCGCCAGGCCGCGCCGACTGGGCCAAGTTCGCGATGGAGTGGACCAAGGTGTCGATGGACTACTACTACAAGTACACCGGCATCCCGCTGCCCTTCAAGAAGTTCGACACCGTCGCGGCCAACGACAGCTACAACAACAAGCCCAACACCGGCTTCGGCGGCATGGAGAACTGGGGCTCGATCTTCGAGTTTGCCGATTCGGTGCTCACCAAGCCGGGCGACACGCCCACGCTGTACTCGGTGACGGTGGTCACGCACGAGGTGGCGCACCAGTGGTTCGGCGACCTGGTCACGCTCGACTGGTGGGACAACGTGTGGCTCAACGAGTCGTTCGCGCGCTGGTTCGAAAGGCGCACCACGATCAAGTTCCACCCCGAGTACTACAGCTTCTCCGACTATGTGCTGGACAAGCACAACGTGATCGTGGCCGACCTGAAGAACACGGCGGTGCCGGTGCAGCGCAACCTCAACGACGCGGGTTCGTTCGGCTTCATCAGCCCGTCGATCTTCGTCTACAACAAGGGCAGCCACGTGCTGGAGACCATCCAGAACTACATCGGCGAAGAGGCGATGCAGAAGGGCCTGCAGATCTACCTGAAGGACTACGCGTACGGCAACGTCACGCCTTCGCGGCTGTGGAGTTCGCTGGAGAAGGCCACCGACAAGAAGGTGAGCGACATCGGCGACAGCCTCATCCGCCAGACCGGCATTCCGCTGCTCACGGTTGATGCGCAGTGCGCGGGCAACAGCACCTACGTGAACATCACGCAGGAGTCGTTCCCCAACCAGAACGTGTACCCGGCCTCGACCTGGACCATTCCCGTCACGCTGGCATATGGCGACGCGATGGAAAAGCGCCAGACCTTCGTGATGTCGAACAACAGCACGCAGATCGAGTTGCCGGGCTGCACGGCCGTGCTGGCCGGGCCGACCGGGCAGGACTACTACGTGAGCAACTACAGCGCGCAGTCGTGGAGCGCACTGCTGGCCAAGGCGCAGAGCTTTGCGAGCAACAAGCCGCTGCTGCTGAATATCGAGCGCGATGCGTTCCGGCTGCTGAGCGTGGGGCGCATCACGCAGGCGCAGTACGACCAGATCAAGGGCGTGGTCAACCTGCCGGCGACCTTGCTGGCCAAGACGCAGGTGAGCCAGCAGAAGATGGCGGCGGTAGATGCCGGGGTCGAGAAGGAAGAGTACCCGCATGCGCTGCGCTTCCAGGGCAGCCTGAAGCTGCGCGAGAACGACAAGCGCTGA
- a CDS encoding transporter substrate-binding domain-containing protein: protein MTISPALVSAFAPSGTLRASINLGNPILANKDATSGEPVGVSIDLAREFARRLGVGVELVVFEKAAASVDAVKNEKADIGFFAIDPARSEGLLFTAPYVLIEGSYLVPEASALADNAQVDAKGHRISVGSGSAYDLFLTREIKAAEIVRLQGAGPALAALRSGEVEVAAGIRQMLEGEAQRAPGVRVLPGRFMVIQQAMGTPASRGAAAQALLAAFVEEMKASGFVADALKRHRIEGASVAPAA, encoded by the coding sequence ATGACGATCTCCCCCGCCCTCGTTTCCGCTTTCGCGCCCAGCGGCACGCTTCGCGCCTCGATCAACCTCGGCAACCCGATCCTCGCCAACAAGGACGCGACCAGCGGCGAGCCGGTAGGCGTCTCGATCGATCTGGCGCGAGAGTTCGCACGGCGGCTCGGCGTGGGCGTCGAGCTGGTGGTGTTCGAGAAGGCGGCAGCTTCGGTCGATGCTGTCAAAAATGAAAAGGCCGACATCGGCTTCTTCGCCATCGACCCCGCACGCAGCGAGGGGCTGCTGTTCACCGCGCCCTATGTGCTGATCGAAGGCAGCTACCTCGTGCCCGAAGCCTCGGCGCTCGCCGACAACGCGCAGGTCGATGCAAAGGGCCATCGCATCTCGGTCGGCTCAGGCAGCGCCTACGACCTGTTCCTCACGCGCGAGATCAAGGCAGCCGAGATCGTGCGGCTGCAGGGCGCGGGCCCGGCGCTTGCTGCGCTGCGTTCCGGCGAAGTCGAAGTGGCAGCCGGCATCCGCCAGATGCTCGAAGGCGAAGCGCAGCGCGCACCCGGCGTGCGCGTGCTGCCGGGCCGCTTCATGGTGATCCAGCAGGCCATGGGCACGCCGGCCAGCCGCGGCGCCGCAGCACAAGCGCTGCTCGCCGCCTTCGTCGAAGAGATGAAGGCCAGCGGCTTCGTGGCCGATGCGCTGAAGCGCCATCGCATCGAGGGCGCGAGCGTGGCACCCGCGGCCTGA
- a CDS encoding substrate-binding domain-containing protein has translation MTKPILFSSFRTLTRRAALPLIAALALAGCGSLGGGSKPAGGDIHVMTSGGFTAAYNDLRPEFERSSGRTVKTAYGASMGNADDSIPSRLARNEPADVVILARPALDALVAQGKVVPGSQVDLVRSAIGFAVRKGAPKPDISSVDALKRTLLAAPSIAYSASASGTYYETELLKKLGIEDQVKPKSRRILSERVGTVVARGDAALGLQQVSELLPIAGIDYIGPLPAEVQQVTVFSAGVATASKQPDAARQLIRYLNSPAAAPTIAKTGLEPLTAP, from the coding sequence GTGACGAAGCCCATTCTTTTTTCTTCCTTTCGCACCCTCACCCGCCGCGCAGCCCTTCCGCTGATTGCGGCCCTCGCACTCGCCGGCTGCGGCAGCCTCGGCGGCGGCAGCAAGCCCGCCGGTGGCGACATCCACGTCATGACCTCGGGCGGCTTCACCGCCGCCTACAACGACCTGCGCCCCGAGTTCGAGCGCAGCAGCGGCCGCACCGTGAAAACGGCATACGGCGCCTCGATGGGCAATGCCGACGACTCGATCCCCAGCCGCCTCGCGCGCAACGAGCCGGCCGACGTTGTGATCCTCGCTCGCCCCGCGCTCGATGCACTCGTCGCACAGGGCAAGGTCGTGCCCGGCAGCCAGGTCGACCTGGTGCGCTCGGCCATCGGCTTCGCAGTGCGCAAGGGCGCGCCCAAGCCCGACATCAGTTCCGTCGATGCGCTGAAGCGCACGCTGCTCGCGGCCCCGTCCATCGCCTACTCGGCCAGCGCAAGCGGCACCTACTACGAGACCGAGCTGCTCAAGAAGCTCGGCATCGAAGACCAGGTCAAGCCCAAGAGCAGGCGCATCCTGAGCGAGCGCGTCGGCACAGTGGTAGCGCGCGGCGACGCGGCGCTCGGCCTGCAGCAGGTGAGCGAGCTGTTGCCCATCGCCGGCATCGACTACATCGGCCCTCTGCCGGCAGAAGTGCAGCAGGTGACGGTGTTCTCTGCCGGCGTGGCCACCGCATCGAAACAACCCGATGCGGCACGGCAGCTGATCCGCTATCTCAACTCGCCCGCTGCCGCGCCCACCATCGCCAAGACGGGGCTGGAGCCGCTGACGGCACCGTAA
- a CDS encoding SPFH domain-containing protein: MQEKTPTTPRKVRKERPYRSINGYGVSAVVLLLIAVGIWALVQRLMPLPMSILLIVIGLVLIPGLYMLQPNEGIILTLFGEYQGTDRTEGLRWTNPLQSGQKISLRARNLNTPPLKVNDKRGNPVEIGAAVVWRVYDTAQAVFEIDDYNKFVAIQAEAAIRHLATLYAYDSGDDLQSEETTLRAGLDTVADALKDELNQRFASAGVEVLDAKLTHLAYAPEIAQVMLRRQQAVAIVSARHQIVAGAVGMVEAALKGLSERNLVVLDDERKASMVSNLLVVLCSDRETQPVVNTGTLYT; encoded by the coding sequence ATGCAAGAGAAGACCCCCACAACACCGCGCAAGGTCCGCAAGGAGCGCCCCTACCGGTCGATCAACGGCTACGGCGTGTCGGCCGTGGTGCTGCTGCTGATCGCTGTCGGCATATGGGCGCTGGTGCAGCGCCTGATGCCGCTGCCCATGAGCATTCTGCTGATCGTGATCGGCCTCGTGCTGATCCCCGGCCTCTACATGCTGCAGCCCAACGAGGGCATCATCCTCACGCTGTTCGGCGAGTACCAGGGCACCGACCGCACCGAGGGCCTGCGCTGGACCAACCCGCTGCAAAGCGGCCAGAAGATCTCGCTGCGCGCACGCAACCTCAACACACCGCCGCTGAAAGTGAACGACAAGCGCGGCAACCCGGTGGAGATCGGCGCGGCAGTGGTGTGGAGGGTCTACGACACGGCGCAGGCCGTGTTCGAGATCGACGACTACAACAAGTTCGTCGCCATCCAGGCCGAAGCGGCCATCCGCCACCTTGCCACTCTCTATGCCTACGACAGCGGCGACGACCTGCAGAGCGAAGAAACCACGCTGCGCGCCGGGCTCGACACGGTGGCCGATGCACTCAAGGACGAGCTGAACCAGCGCTTTGCCAGCGCGGGAGTCGAAGTGCTCGACGCCAAGCTCACCCACCTCGCCTACGCCCCCGAGATCGCTCAGGTGATGCTGCGCCGCCAGCAGGCGGTGGCCATCGTCAGCGCGCGGCACCAGATCGTGGCTGGCGCGGTCGGCATGGTCGAGGCAGCGCTCAAGGGCCTGTCGGAGCGCAATCTCGTGGTGCTGGACGACGAGCGCAAGGCCTCGATGGTGTCGAACCTGCTGGTGGTGCTGTGCTCCGACCGAGAGACGCAGCCCGTGGTCAACACCGGTACGCTGTACACCTGA
- a CDS encoding Spy/CpxP family protein refolding chaperone translates to MMNRPLQRFALAAALVAVSGHCFAQFGGGGGMGGGRRGTRPDSTTSPRTGDGLSTPATASGKVRDKLYDLRVQLMITPEQSQLWDRLSDAVWDMASRAGMTAAAPPDDQTVVQFAQQRAAQAQDRARRTQAVSDALSKLYDLMTPEQRHTADQNLPAVIP, encoded by the coding sequence ATGATGAATCGACCCCTGCAACGCTTCGCGCTCGCCGCAGCCCTTGTCGCCGTGAGCGGCCACTGCTTTGCGCAATTCGGCGGTGGCGGTGGCATGGGCGGAGGCCGGCGCGGCACGCGGCCCGACAGCACGACGAGCCCGCGCACAGGCGATGGCCTGTCCACGCCGGCAACCGCTTCGGGCAAAGTCCGCGACAAGCTCTACGACCTGCGCGTGCAGCTCATGATCACGCCCGAGCAGTCACAGCTATGGGACCGTCTCTCCGATGCGGTGTGGGATATGGCCAGCCGCGCCGGCATGACCGCTGCGGCGCCACCAGACGACCAGACCGTCGTGCAGTTCGCACAGCAGCGCGCCGCGCAGGCGCAAGACCGCGCCCGGCGCACGCAGGCAGTGAGCGATGCGCTGTCGAAGCTCTACGACTTAATGACGCCCGAGCAGCGCCACACGGCCGACCAGAACCTGCCGGCCGTCATTCCCTGA